The sequence CTTATTCTAGAATCGAAAAGGTTCTAgatttattaatcaaaaatcACATGGCAGCATTATGTTTGAAAAACATTACAGTGCAGCTGGATGCTGACACAAGCACATGCTTGACCCTGTATCAGCTGGCATTTAAGGACGATGGAATGCTTCCCCAAGTTTAGATATATCCCGTAGGATATGATCTTACTAATAAAAGCGGATACAAATACATATTGTCTCCCATAACCATGGTTTAGTAATTGCATCCACAATGTCCCCCAAGAAAtgatctattaaatttttaattttcctttatctttgattcttgtttacCATTCAGGGACCTTAAAGGCCAATAATCTTTTGCCATGTTGGCGAATGTGATGCATAAATTGAAAATGGAATAAGTAATCTTTAAACTGAAATCAGCAATTAGCAATCCAGATGGAGAAGGTCTACCAGCAATTAGCAGACCGGAAGGAGCAGATCTACAACTATACATTTCGACAGTACACCATAACTGATCAAATTGAACTAGggaatcattttttctttttgagtttCAGAGACTACCAATAAAATTACGTAAAATATCATAGAAAGCAATTCAAAACGAAGCATAAAACATTGAGCTTCTGCATCATATATACTTACGCCAATACCGTGAATACCAGAATTCCCACCAATACGAAGCACAACATGATCAGATACTGCAAGTGAAAAGTCAAGAAAGTTCcagaaaagaatgaaacacAATGTGGACAACTATAACATTACAATTCATAAAGGATACAACCCATAACAGTATAGCGCTGTTCTTTAAAGCGCCTAAGAACCCGATTATAGATCTAAAACTCAAAGGAAACACAACAATGTTAGTTTAAGAGAATAAAAAGGGAAAGGAAGATTACAGTGGAAAAATATTCATCGGGTTCAAGTGATAGAGACACAGTTTACATTAGAAAGATGATGCCACCGAGTCCTAAGACAGGGAGAGTAAGGGACTTTCGACAGCCGTCGTGATGGGTGCTCAGCCACACCCCAAATACTACCACAGCAATTGATAGAAGCTGCACAATAAACATTTTAAGTAAGCATAAACACAATACAATTAGAAAACCCAACAAAATTTATTTCTCTAGTCGATTCTAATGTACACAAACAAGTCTAGAAGAGCCTACTTAGGAAAACTGAGTGCATAAATTTCAACAACAAGCTGAGACCAAATCAGGCAATGAAATAAACCCAGCATAGATTTTAGAAAATCGAAAACCCCCACACAACAAGGAAGGCATTGCAACCTAAGTACAGCTCGAGACCCATTTGGGAGAAAattcgagagagagagagagagtataaaCTAAAAGAGTGTGCTTTCACAACTTAAAAGAGGGTGCTTTCACAATGTAATACAGAAACTGGCACCGAAAAGAAAAACCCTTTCAGCTAAAGAATCAAGAAGAgaattagaaacaaaaaaaaaaaaaaaagaaaaggcgtaCCACAGTGAGAAAGTTGATCCATCTGATGACAAAGGTGCTTGTTCCTACACCCATTTTCCGTCTCTTTCTCTAACCTTTCAAACAAAGCAAAGGAGAGACAGGAACACAAAGGAAAGTAGGAGTGTCAGAAAGCTTCTTAAtacccaaagaaaaaaattaatgttaaaaaaagaaaaaaagggaggaATTAGGTGGGTGTTCCTTCTGAGCTCTTCTAAGTGGCACTTGCACTACAAGAAACAAAAGGGCAAGTcggcaagaagaagaagggggAGAGGGTTGAATTGTGTGGCTTGTATGGGAATAAAGGTGGAGATGCAAGGTCATTTTgggaaatggaagaaaaacgCATGCACATGGTTCATGTTCCCCATGGTTTGTTTTACCATTAACACCACACAACAAAGCAGAAGATAAACTGATAAAAAGTTAAGAAAGCCTCTTGCATCATTTATTCATTTCATATCTAACCCCTCTTCATTCACGCACTGAATagtgaataataatatttttatcaaaaaaaaaagtgaataatGAGTCAAACTACCCAAaacattaattaatacaaagaaAAAGTGAATCAACGTTGACGGTTGTCTCCGGATTGTGTATCTAATAAATACGTATCTTTGTactatctttttgttttgtttttttttttttttcttaggacgtatttatcattttttttcaccagaaaaaaaaaaaaaaaaaaaactctgattTTAAACAGGATATGGGTTTTCCGGTTcctacactttttttttattttatatttttgcaaaactgataatattttatatttttacaaaactgATAAAGTAGAGGGagtatatcattatttttttgggggtaaataaGTAAGtatattactataattttctGATATCGATTAGTGTTAATGTCATGTGGCTCTTAAAggagatttttaaaatttttgaccgTTGGTCAGGTGGGACATAGAGTattcctttttaaatttttcaaaagttgaaTAATATCAAGAAAGTATTCCTAAATCACAGTGCGGCAAGATGACTAATTTACCCCTCCAAAGTTTGCTCGATTGTAATTCAATTACACGtcatactaataataataacagtaataaaAGAACTTGTGGATTTTGAGTGCCAAGAAAAGGACAAAATAAGTAAAAACCAAATTAGAACCAGACCATGAAggttttgacaatattttttttttttttttttttggtgaaatggttttgacaatttttttaaatttttttttcttctttttggtgaatatggTTTGGACATTTCAGTTAAAGGAGGATTGAATTCACAACCATTAAGAAGCTTAAATGGGCAATTGTAGTCTCTCTCACATCTCAAATAGATAGTACTGCTCCTATTTTGAACAATAAAACCCGAGTGCCAAGAAAAGGACAAAATAAGTAAAAACCAAATTAGAACCAGACCATGAAggttttgacaaatttttttttggtgaaatggattgacaatttttttttttttttctctttttggtgaatatggTTTGGACAATTCAGTTAAAAGAGGATTGAATTCACAACCATTAAGAAGCTTAAATGGGCAATTTTAGTCTCTCTCACATCTCATATAGATAGTGTTTTGAACAATAAAACCCAATAAAGCTGATATTGTCCTTGATTCAAAGCCCTGAAAAACCTTTTACATATAGCCATTGCAGAGCTTAACTCAATCAGCCATGAATGCATACAATACGATACAAAAACAATCTGGTTGCTTTTTAAATAAATAGCTTATACCCATCGAAGACATTATTTCAGCACCATTAAGCTCAAAGATTATATAGTCTATCTGCTGAACTGTTTTCTGAAGCATAGATCCCCACATTCCAAATTCAACCCCCAACCACTTGCaccacaaaaatgaaaaaggaagaaaacagATATTTTGTATTACTgtaacagattttttttttttttaaataattagtaGTTACAGCTAACTTTGAGAGAATTTACAAGACAACTCACTATATTCtataaaaatgaatgaaaaaatttTGATCCCTCCACGCCATTGAAACGTTTCCGTTTTAAAATTGCAAAGATTTCTCAAGATGCCAGCTATCAAGAGCAAATCAGCAGTCCTGGTGCAAATCACGAGGTAGAGACCAAAAACAAACTATTCCACTCTGTTGGTacatgttaaaattgcagatttCATCTCTTCTTTACCCATTGATGTTTGAACTATCACCTGCCAAAAATAGTGTAATCTTTGAGCAATTGATTTGTCACCAAAGCATAATAACTTAAGAAATGAAAGGTTAACCGAAGAAAAAGCATATGTTTTAACAAAGGTCAGGATTCTTTCAGTTGTCTAAGAAATGAGTTCAATGGAGGCATGAGATTCTCAGTTTCGGCATATATGAACATCTTGATGACCTCGTTTGGTCAGTTGGTAACAGAAACTAATAAAGTGCTGGTATAATTACCTCCTGTACTTTGTTTCCTGATCGAGCAAGTAACTTGTACTGATTCTCAAACATGGATGCCATATAAACCTGCATGGAAAAGATAGATTAAAACTGGTACTTATTTTGACAagagaaattcaaaaaattttgaagaattcTGAATGGAAATTTCGGCAAGTATACTGAATAAGGACACAATGCGATGCTACAAAATAGGGTCACATATACTTCTCAATGATGAATGTTCAAAGGTGGAGATTAGCATAAGAAAGTATGGTTGCTATGATTCTTGATAcgtttctttaaaataataccATTATGAAATCTCAATCCAAGAccttataaaatgataaaagacaTCGTAGTATCTAAAATATATGTCCAATAAATATGCACTTGACCCTTGCAGTATATAGTCTGTTCTTTTTATGAAATGCAGTACTAGTCTATTAGGTGATAATTTTAACATGTTGTTTCACTAAATCAAAAGAtcattcaataaaaatatatggctGCTAAGCATATCCAAATAGTCTTCCGACAAGGTACATAATAAGCTTATGATGACTGTCTGGGTTGGAGCAAATAATCAGCTTGAAGTTAATTGCACCCAATTTTCCAACATATTAATGGTTTTCATTCATCGAATTAATTCTAAGAGTCTGTCTTCATACCTGAAATGTTGGAGCCAAGCCTGGGCTTAAGAAAAAGCGGCCCTTTGACACTGACTGAATCCCTTCAGTTTGTTGCAACTCTTTGATAAGAGATTCCACATCATCCCACTGTCAAATTTGACATCagaaaattttgtaaaacataATAAAGAAGCTGGACTGAACATAAGTGTCAATTCAATTAGTTATCAGATACTTTCAACTACAAGTAATACTGTAGACAAATGTTGACTGATATCTGTCTAGAAATTTGAGGAACATATGGAAAGtagtaataaaatttcatatttaatcttTGTCATTAGTATGCACTACGCATTGAACGATCATATAGTAACAAGAGTACAAAAAGGCTCTAATCAAGGAAGTGAAAACCAATAACCTCACTATCAGCTTCAGCTGCTCTAAGTCGTCCATCTAACGGACCATGATCGCCAACCACAGATTCCAAGGCCTCAATCAGTGGATCTGgctacaattgaaaaaaaaaaaaaaaaaaaaaaaaaaaaaaagagataataaTATCAGAAAAAACAATCACTGTTTTGTTGTTGTAATTGAATAATTGGATATAAGAAAATACAAATGCTATTATATATGTGTTACCATAATCTCCTTTAACGATAAGAAGATGCGTCCAAGTGTAAAATCCAATTGGTGAACCTTTGCCTCCACAATCTGATAATAGACAGATATTCTTAACAAATCACAAGATTTGAAAATGAAGGTCTCCAAGATGCAGTACAGCACAGATTTATTGCTAAAAGATCCATAGCTTGCCCAACCAGTATTCAAAATGTTTACTCATGCTTGGATTACAAAGCTAGGCTCGGATGATATTTGGGACTTCAAACAAACAATTTCAATTTGCTGTAACATAATTATCAACCAATACCTGACCAATCTTAAAGTAGGATAAAGGGTCCAGAGTGGCATCCCATGACACTTCTGTCTGATGAATTAATGCAGGTACCCCATCAATCTGCATCAATAAAGTTCAGAAAATTTTAAGGAAACGATCTTGAATTAAATATCCCATTCTTTGCTCCATGTTTAGAAGATGCAATTGTATATAAAGCATGGAGATATAAAACACATGGTGCCCAATACCAACTAGCAGTATTGCTTTTAGTAACCCATCCGATATCGGAAtggagtgaaaaaaataaaaataaaaaaaatcaatgttgAATGCATAGAaaatttgtttaggaaaaacgAAAGTAGATATTTCAGTTACCTCAACAAAAATACCAAAGTAAGTGATCTTCTTGATGCAGCATTTCACAACATCCCCAACTTGAAGTTTAGCCTGCCATAATAAAGGACATAAAAAATTCAATGCTACAttcttttaaatacataaaatggaATAATATGAGATTTACAGACTTAGTTATGATGGATTAAATCTTTTAGGCAAAAGAAGGAtatcattttaaagaaaatctgAGAGATTGATTGATAGCAACATTTGGATCAAAAAGCACATATCATATTTTGGAAGGGGGGATTTGTTCCTACAGAGAATGTCATAAGATAtcataataaaagaattaaacaaACTTCAACAACCAGTATGTTCAGAATTATCATACAGAGAGTAAACCCCTTTCACTCGTCTAACAAAGTCAAACTGTACTGTCATATACCCTGCCAACACCTTGAAATCCTtgcaaagaaattttttttttttttcactctatttaaaaaaaaaaaaaaaaaaaaaaaaagatcacgAAAACTTTACATTCAGAATAAGCCACCTTTATCATCatccttcccaaaaaaaaaaaaaaagtaatgaatATTTAACCATGAAATCAGTTAATGCAACATTTAGGTCTTACAATTTAGAAGATAGAAAGGTTGTTGCCAAAAAGTGAATGAATATAAAATGAGTCAAACTGCAGATACAGCCTCTCACCATgagacttttctttttctcaaccaACTCTTCCTTCTCTTTTGGCCTCAATGAAAATATGAGCTTTCTTAACTTTCGGTTGGCCAACACCACATTTACTTTGAGTTTCTGCAAATAGCATGAATATCTATGTTCACTAAAACTTAAAGTAAGtggctaaaataaaatttactgaTATATTCAATGCACTAAAGAAAAACATTGAAGCTTCAAGTATCAAATCAGTCTCCTCAAACCTGGCCAATAAATGAtgataagaatttaattttctcttgGTCATAAATCCTGAGGAGATCATCAACTTTCATATCTGATAAAATTTGTTCCTCTGTTTTGAGATCAATGGTTGAATATTGGCTTGAATCAAGAAACGAATTCTTGTTTGCAGCATcataatttccaataattcctAAATTTTGCCTGTATAATGATGGATCTAGACCCTTCCGTCTTAACCATGATTCAAAAGCTAAGAACTTCCACCTAGCAGCAAGATTACGATATGGCAGAAATCCTATCAAAGAGCCAAAAGATACCTGTAGAATAAATCAAATTTAGAAAGGTAACCAAATTGCAAGTaaacatacaaaataaatatacaggAGAAAACTAATGCATATTAAATAGCTGTCTAATGTGTACTTACAACAAAACCTCTATTGCTACAGCTTATCAATTCCACCTCTCCCCTATCTCCAGTCTTAACCAGATCTTCTGCTCTAGTCCAATCTGCATCTTCATGTCCCTATAAATTTATTGGTTGTTATACTCATTACACAGCTGAATGAAGTTTAagaaatccatatttatataaaatcaatatcatCTGACCTCCAAAGATGATGTAACAAAAAGATTCTCGAACTCAACTGAGTTCTCAAACTTTTCAGGTCTGGCAGATGCGACTTTCATAGATTGGTCTAATCTATATAAATGCAAACTTGTCAGTCAGACAAAAGTCGTAGCAAGAAATGATAATATACAAATTTCAGAACtgaattttgaacacctttttGGTTTTCCTCGTAATGCAGCTTCTGCAGATGGCTTGGCATTGGAAATAACTGAACTTGAATCAGATAGTTCTTTCTCCATCTCCTCACCGCTACTGAAACCCCCAACACTCTCTTGTGGCTGTAATCCTTAAAAAATCCAAGTACAATATCAATTTGTGGCTgtaatcaataatacaatgcaATATAGAGAAATACCTATAAAAGGATTCATCCTTACGAGTAGGTCTCTTTATCAATGAGTCATCCACAGATTTTATTGCATCTGCAGCTTGAGAAACATCAGTCGAACCCTTCAAACCCATATTCTCAAAATCATCAACTACATCAGATTCTACAGATTCTGCATTGCCAAACTGCTCAGAAGTACCTTCAAATATAGCCCTTGTTTCGGGTTTTTCCAATAGAGTGAAATCACTGCCATTATCACCAACTTCTTCTCTTACCATCTCCAATTTCATATCACCAACTACTTTGGCTTCCGCATCACCAGAAtgctcttctttattttcaccACTTTCATTCACAACCATTGGCTCGGGTTTCCTCAACAGTGTCATATCACTAAATTTCTCCTTTGCTTGCACATTTTTCAACGGCAATGATAAATTTCTTTTGATTCTTAACCTTGATGGCTTATCTTCAACATCATCCTCATTAACCATAGTTGGCTTCCTCAAGATGACATTAGGAACACCAGGCTTCCTCATACCATCCACAGGCTTCTTCAATGACTGAGACTGACTCGGTTTTCTAGTATCAGAAACAACTGGCTTATTATCATTAGCTTTGGACTTAAAACCTTTCTTTGGAACCGGCCGAACCAAATTCAAACCGTCCAATGAACTTGAAGATTGCTCTTCCTTGGACCCATCAATGGGTATCTCTTTTAGTTCAACTATCTTACCCTTGTTCTTGTAAAAggctttttcaatttcaataaaaGTTGCATCTGGGTTTGCTTTCCTACCCATTATCTGAAATACAAAAAACATTCTTTCAGAATATAGCACTAGaagcaaaaacccaaaaaataaaaaaataaaaaataaaatcactttTTCAAGGACACAAGCATTTCAAACAGGTGTAAACATGCATATATACAAATTGTATACTTTATACACAAAAGAAAATAgactgtctatatatatatatatatatatatatagagagagagagagagagagagaaagagagaaagagagagaatacTTTGGCAAGGGTAAGTTTTGGGTCCTCGCCTATCAAACGACCGAACTTGAGCTCCATTTGGTCCATAGGGTCAAGATTAGGCGGCTCATCTCTGGAAGCaaagattgaaaatttaatgGGTTTTGAAGGGAAGTTGAGGGTTTTCAAATTTCTTCTGTTAGTAGAGAAAAGAAATGAACAAACGGGTATTCGACAGGTGAAGGAAGAGAAGGACGATGAGGTAGTAGCAGAAGAGGTAGTGGTAGTGGTAGTGGTGGCAACGGTGAGAGCAAGACCGTCCATTTTGTAAGAAATAGTGATAAAGGACTAATTACGCTCATCAAACGCTGCCAAACGGCGACGGAAAAATCGACCCGTCAGTCAGGTTGTGTTTGAGCTTTTGAGCTCTGagctgtgagagagagagagttagagaggaagagaaagagacAGAAGAGAGACTCTATCCGCCAAAATTTGCCAGACGTGGCTCCTTGCTTGGTTTTCCAATAAAAATGTGCCATATCGGCATCGGAAAATTGGATCaggtatgttttttttttttttaaattagttttatttatttttgttattattaggtTTAAATGATCAAAACCAGTGATCTAAAAATCCAGTCTAGACTTTACCTCGGCATGCTTAAACTTTAGGTTTGAATAAAAACATCACACTTTAAAGCAAGATTTGGAAAAATACATTCAACATTATACTAACCGTGAGCATCTCCAAATAACTCTCTATATGTTTAATTTGAATACTTAATATGTAAAATCACTTTCCAATCTAttgtgtattttaattttttaaaatacagaatGGATTTAgagaatcaaaaatattttttattatttaataatgatCAAATTTCAAGACaactataatatattttacttgctaaaaatctaaaaaaattgagggaaaaaaatataatagtaaatatttattgaaaaaataaaaataaaaaataaaaataaagaatgttgTTGGAGAAGATTTTAAATGTTAactctttaaatataaaaatactttttatttgacaaaaaatattttttatttttagagaaTCCTTGAGGATACTCTAATCAACGCTTGGGCACCATAAGCTAAGAGTCTTTTTCATCATCTTTTtagattaagtttttttttttgggaaaaataaaaaaatttataagaaattacAAGCAAGAAAAATtagtgttaataaaaaaatactcaGCAAAATTCTTAAGCACCTgtactataaaataaataaataaataaattttaaacattaagctacatatttttaaaaatgaatgaattggaatttgataaaaaaataaaaaataaaaagagttcaATCAAACTAtggttaaatttgaattttatattatagaaattattaaataatcatAGACTTATATCATatatgccatttttttttttttttgaaaacttggaaataatgaaatttttataaatctattataaataaatgtttgcttattttttattaaaacttgaATTGTACAAGTTTCTATGaacttattaataataaatatttactaatttatgTCAATTGCATATATTATGATGATAtgaacttttatatattttgactttttaaaatataaattattttatttatttagtggttttatgtaataaaaataataaaacgcCTCATTAGCTTAGGTTTTAGGGTGTTTAAGCTCACTAAGACTTGAGGCTTGACCCGCTgctttatcatattttaaacattttagaaTCTTAATAAAAGTAAAACTGTATATAAGGTGTAATATCTAACAATTtgtttttaggaaactagcacTATTTCTGAAAAAATATTGCTCAATTTGAATT comes from Ziziphus jujuba cultivar Dongzao chromosome 6, ASM3175591v1 and encodes:
- the LOC107429903 gene encoding uncharacterized protein LOC107429903 isoform X1, with the protein product MDGLALTVATTTTTTTSSATTSSSFSSFTCRIPVCSFLFSTNRRNLKTLNFPSKPIKFSIFASRDEPPNLDPMDQMELKFGRLIGEDPKLTLAKIMGRKANPDATFIEIEKAFYKNKGKIVELKEIPIDGSKEEQSSSSLDGLNLVRPVPKKGFKSKANDNKPVVSDTRKPSQSQSLKKPVDGMRKPGVPNVILRKPTMVNEDDVEDKPSRLRIKRNLSLPLKNVQAKEKFSDMTLLRKPEPMVVNESGENKEEHSGDAEAKVVGDMKLEMVREEVGDNGSDFTLLEKPETRAIFEGTSEQFGNAESVESDVVDDFENMGLKGSTDVSQAADAIKSVDDSLIKRPTRLQPQESVGGFSSGEEMEKELSDSSSVISNAKPSAEAALRGKPKRLDQSMKVASARPEKFENSVEFENLFVTSSLEGHEDADWTRAEDLVKTGDRGEVELISCSNRGFVVSFGSLIGFLPYRNLAARWKFLAFESWLRRKGLDPSLYRQNLGIIGNYDAANKNSFLDSSQYSTIDLKTEEQILSDMKVDDLLRIYDQEKIKFLSSFIGQKLKVNVVLANRKLRKLIFSLRPKEKEELVEKKKSLMAKLQVGDVVKCCIKKITYFGIFVEIDGVPALIHQTEVSWDATLDPLSYFKIGQIVEAKVHQLDFTLGRIFLSLKEIMPDPLIEALESVVGDHGPLDGRLRAAEADSEWDDVESLIKELQQTEGIQSVSKGRFFLSPGLAPTFQVYMASMFENQYKLLARSGNKVQEVIVQTSMGKEEMKSAILTCTNRVE
- the LOC107429903 gene encoding uncharacterized protein LOC107429903 isoform X2, translated to MDGLALTVATTTTTTTSSATTSSSFSSFTCRIPVCSFLFSTNRRNLKTLNFPSKPIKFSIFASRDEPPNLDPMDQMELKFGRLIGEDPKLTLAKIMGRKANPDATFIEIEKAFYKNKGKIVELKEIPIDGSKEEQSSSSLDGLNLVRPVPKKGFKSKANDNKPVVSDTRKPSQSQSLKKPVDGMRKPGVPNVILRKPTMVNEDDVEDKPSRLRIKRNLSLPLKNVQAKEKFSDMTLLRKPEPMVVNESGENKEEHSGDAEAKVVGDMKLEMVREEVGDNGSDFTLLEKPETRAIFEDAIKSVDDSLIKRPTRLQPQESVGGFSSGEEMEKELSDSSSVISNAKPSAEAALRGKPKRLDQSMKVASARPEKFENSVEFENLFVTSSLEGHEDADWTRAEDLVKTGDRGEVELISCSNRGFVVSFGSLIGFLPYRNLAARWKFLAFESWLRRKGLDPSLYRQNLGIIGNYDAANKNSFLDSSQYSTIDLKTEEQILSDMKVDDLLRIYDQEKIKFLSSFIGQKLKVNVVLANRKLRKLIFSLRPKEKEELVEKKKSLMAKLQVGDVVKCCIKKITYFGIFVEIDGVPALIHQTEVSWDATLDPLSYFKIGQIVEAKVHQLDFTLGRIFLSLKEIMPDPLIEALESVVGDHGPLDGRLRAAEADSEWDDVESLIKELQQTEGIQSVSKGRFFLSPGLAPTFQVYMASMFENQYKLLARSGNKVQEVIVQTSMGKEEMKSAILTCTNRVE
- the LOC107429903 gene encoding uncharacterized protein LOC107429903 isoform X3 yields the protein MDGLALTVATTTTTTTSSATTSSSFSSFTCRIPVCSFLFSTNRRNLKTLNFPSKPIKFSIFASRDEPPNLDPMDQMELKFGRLIGEDPKLTLAKIMGRKANPDATFIEIEKAFYKNKGKIVELKEIPIDGSKEEQSSSSLDGLNLVRPVPKKGFKSKANDNKPVVSDTRKPSQSQSLKKPVDGMRKPGVPNVILRKPTMVNEDDVEDKPSRLRIKRNLSLPLKNVQAKEKFSDMTLLRKPEPMVVNESGENKEEHSGDAEAKVVGDMKLEMVREEVGDNGSDFTLLEKPETRAIFEGTSEQFGNAESVESDVVDDFENMGLKGSTDVSQAADAIKSVDDSLIKRPTRLQPQESVGGFSSGEEMEKELSDSSSVISNAKPSAEAALRGKPKRLDQSMKVASARPEKFENSVEFENLFVTSSLEGHEDADWTRAEDLVKTGDRGEVELISCSNRGFVVSFGSLIGFLPYRNLAARWKFLAFESWLRRKGLDPSLYRQNLGIIGNYDAANKNSFLDSSQYSTIDLKTEEQILSDMKVDDLLRIYDQEKIKFLSSFIGQKLKVNVVLANRKLRKLIFSLRPKEKEELVEKKKSLMVRGCICSLTHFIFIHFLATTFLSSKLLNFKLGML